The genomic window TACCTGATGTTACAGGGTACCTATTGGTGCCAAGCACGGTACTAGATTTttgtttaaacctttttttttttaatttaatccttATGACAGCCCATCAGAGTAGGTCACCATCATCATTGTTGTCATCATTATTACCACATTTATTGAAAACGTACTGTGTGTAATGCACTGGGCTAAAGGCTTGATgtccatttcctcatttattgACTCTTCGCAAGAGTTCAGTGCCATAGACACTGTCACTGTTGTTTTCAGCTGAGGAAAGCTGAGGCTTAGAGTGGTGACATGGCATACGTGAAGTATATGGCTAGTAAATGACCCAGATCTGTCAGACTCTGAAGCTCTGCTGTTAGCCATCCTTACTCCCTCTCAAGTATTAGTAGgttttgttcccattttacagccTCTGAAAGGCTCAGAGATGTTAATGAACTTGCCTAAGGTGGTTACCCAGGTAGTAAATGGTAAAATATGACCTCTGGCCAGCTTGACTCCTAAGCTTATACTCTTCCCCTTCTGCTCTGCTGCCTCTTTAGACTAGAGAAACAGCCTCTGCTTACTATCCCATTCTCCACTTCACTAAACCACTGTGCCCTGCCCCTTGTCTTGGGGTATCCAGACAGGTGGATGAGCTACAACAACCACAGGAGCCTGAGCTGGAGCCAGGGCTGGCACCTGTACCAGAGCTGGGGCAAGACCTGGAGTTAGAGCCACTGCTGGAGGCAGGGCTTGATCTGGGGTCTGTGGTGGAGCCCATGCTGGAGCCTGCACTGCACCTCATGCTGGAGCCTGCTCTGCCGCCTACCGTGGAGCCCAGGCTGGAGCCTGCTCTGCCGCCTACCGTGGAGCCCAGGCTGGAGCCTGCTCTGCTGCCTACCGTGCAGCCCATGCTGGAGCCTGCTCTGCCACCTACCGTGCAGCCCATGCTGGAGCCTGCACTGCACCTCATGCTGGAGCCTGCTCTGCCGCCTACCGTGGAGCCCAGGCTGGAGCCTGCTCTGCCGCCTACCGTGGAGCCCAGGCTGGAGCCTGCTCTGCCGCCTACCGTGCAGCCCATGCTGGAGCCTGCTCTGCCGCCTACCGTGCAGCCCATGCTGGAGCCTGCACTGCACCTCATGCTGGAGCCTGCTCTGCCGCCTACCGTGGAGCCCAGGCTGGAGCCTGCTCTGCCGCCTACCGTGGAGCCCAGGCTGGAGCCTGCTCTGCTGCCTACCGTGCAGCCCATGCTGGAGCCTGCACTGCACCTCATGCTGGAGCCTGCTCTGCCGCCTACCGTGGAGCCCAGGCTGGAACATGCTCTGCCACCTACTGTGGAGCCCATGCTGGAATCTGCACTGCAGCTCGTGCTAGAGCCTGCTCTGGAGCTCACACCAAGCATAGTACCACAAAGAATGCCAGAATCAAACCTGAGCCCAGAGGTCAAGCTGGAGCCTACTCTGGAGCCTACCATGGAGCCTATGCTAGAACTGGCACTGCAGCCAGTGCTGGAGCCTACTCTGGAGCTCACACCAAGCATAGTACCACAAAGAATGCcagaatcaaacctgggaccaaAGGTCAAGCTGGAGCCTTTATCACAGCCTGAGCCAGAGCCAGATTTGCCCCATGATCTGATAAACTTGAACATTGAGAATATGGAAAGTAAGTGATGAGATGGGTTTGGGGAGGCGGTGACCCATTCCCTTTTCCAACTCTCCAACCTCTCCCATTACAGAAAAAGCTGAGCTTCAAGCTCCTCATTGGCCAGAGACTCATATTCTGGTGattcattttatttggaaatgtacaAACCTCCCCCATCCCCCATTCCTTCCTCTCCTCAAATCCTTACTCAGGCCCTGTCCGGAGATTTCAGCCATCCTCCCTCATTTTCCCTGCTGGATTGGGAGCTCTTTGCCTGGGATCAGGGCCTGATTTCCCTCTCTGGTCTGTTTAGTCTTCAGAAACTGTATGAAGATTGAAGAAATCATGCCAAATGGTGACCCACTGCTGGCTGAGCAAAGTACCACAGATGAGCCTTACATCTTCCACCCCAGCCATTTCCAGACGGATGGGTCCTTAATGCCTTCTGACTACTAGGAATGACACTTCTCTGTTCTTTCCCTGTCTTTTGTCCCTTGTACCCCCAAAATCATAATGTTCTCCAAGGTTGGGAAATTAGGCATGTGTCCCTTCTAAACTGGGTTAACCCTGGGATTTGGGACAAGAAGGGAAAAGCTTACTGTGGCTATGGAAGGGGCGCCAACCAATCAGAGCAGATGCTGAACGAGGCTCTAACCAGAATCTGGAGGCTGCCTCTTGTACTGAGGAGGTGTGAGAGTCCTGGAGGTGGGCCAGGGTGTTTGGAGGCCACTTGGAGGCTTCAAGGCTGTGGCTGTTTCCCAGCATGGAAGGATTTCAACATTTTCATTGCTGGTAAGGCTAAACTGGTACACCCGGCATCGGCCCTTGCTGGGGATAGAGATGTGAtagggctccatttctctcttctgGCTCCTTTATGTGAAGGAGAacctttccctttcttcttttcactCCTGACTCAAGTCCTAAAATCCTTCTTTTCCTGCAGTGGCTGAGCGCTTTCTGCCTCACCCCGCCATGTGAAGCTCCATcgtgaagaaggagagaaaggatagACTTCTTCTTGCTAGTCTTCCCCACCTAGCTGGCCACATCCATGCCACCCCACAAAGTTGTCTTGCCCATCTAATGTGCTATGACATTTTGCACACTGACTCATCTGCTTAGTCTCCACTTCTCCAGTGTTGAGGAGACAAATCATTCCTGGAGGGATGGTGAGGCAGCTGGGAATTTAGGACTTGCTTTTATAGTACTGGACAGAGTTTGGTATTTTTACAGAGGAAGAGAAGCCATAGGTCTTAGCTATCTCTCTATTAAGATATTGTCCCCTTTCTTTTGTACAATCTCTTGTTTACCTGAAAGAAGGGTATCTAGTCCTGAGTGTGTACCTGGACGAAGACCAAGTTTCTGGTACTTAGAACCTTGAAGGTTTATCATGGGACTTTGGACAACCTCCCACCTTCCCCGCTCACTGGAAACCCCGGGGAACAACTGCCCTTGCTCCACGATGTGCTGCAGATGGAACTTGCAGCATAAAAGAAAATGAGGTCCTGTGCATGTGACTGTTTCCTGCCTGGTATGTCAGGAATAGTGCTGTTCATTAAAGGGCCCTTCTGATCAGAAGGGGCTAATAAACTTTGTGCTGACCCGGAAGCGTTTCATCTCTGAACTCCTTTACTTCTCTATTCCCAAAGACTCATGACCTTGGGGACACCAGCAGGCCGTGTAGGGACAAGGTCAGCAAATCACGGCCTCTTCCCCCTAATATGCTCCTCCTGTCATGTTCCTTCTATCTTCTTCCCTATTCTGTTCAAAGCAGCTCTCTTCCGTCCCCTAGACTCATCCATGGGGTCTTCAAGGTAAATAGGAAGGGTGGGAGGGGACGAGCACATAGTTATATAACTAGCCCAGCATCACTCGGCTGGTTACTGGCAAAGCCAAGATACAGACTAGGATCTGCCTGACTCCGAAGCACATGCCCTTCCCATCCATACTGTGAcaatggagaaaaggaaaggaaatgatcaccagccccttttcttcctcttccattCACAGGCAGTTTAGCTCCTCTAGGACAATGAAGCTTCCTTCTCAAGGGGCCCACAGATGTCCTTCTTTAAGGGAAGGTTCTTTTGATTTGAGGGAATTTaccttcctctgcctggaatgcccttcTTGCTCGAAACTGAGCTCTGACTTTTGCTCCTGCAGTGATTGTGACTCGTGAGGTGTATGATCAAGGAGCAAGTGAGAGGCCCCATCTAGGGGCCCCACTTCCTAATCTCAGCCCCTTGCAATGCCATTCTGTTTGCTCAACAAACAGATTAATACCAAAACTCTCCCAGCTATTCTATCCACTGGGGGATcaggagaaaattattttctaccaCAGCCTTTCAGAGTAGAAGAAAAGGATGTTGTCCCTTGGCCTTACTTTTCCATTCTGTTTCTCCCAACCCCTCTTAGAAATTAGACTTGGATATCCAATTATATAATTCTTTATTCAGAGAAAGCACATAATTtagtataaatataataaataatccTCTCCAAACTCTTAAATAAATAATCCCATAATGTTCCCTTCCCATCTAATAAATACCCCTTCTCATAGATCAGTATCATAAGTCAGTCAGAACTGGTAACTTTTCAATACACACAAGCCCCATTAGAACctgttggctcacagttttatGGGGTGAGAAATTCATCTTGGCGCTGCTGTGCCATGGAGACCATTCTTAAACTGTTGGCTTTAAGGGCTCAGAGTTGCTGCTCCATGGGCAAAGACCCGGGCAACTACAGCTACAAAGGCTTGGAGACTGCGAAGGATCTTGAGGCGGAGAAGGAGGCGCTGCCACGGTTGGCTGGGTCTCAGGTTTGCAGTCTGCAGTGTCTCCCAGTGGTGGTCCTTAGGCTGAAAGGGCACAGGACACAGTCACAGAGGACTCTAGATCCTTAATCTCCCAGTTCCTGTCTAAAACCTGCAAGCCGATCCTCCAGGCCCTTCATTCATACCTGTAAGAGTTGGCTGAGGCCCAGGAGGGAGGcgtgaagctggcccacaggaCCTTCAGGGAGTAAAGAAGGCTCCCCTGTGAAAATGTCTGAGCCCAGCAGCTTCTCATAAAAAATCAGGCCCTGGTGGATTCTTTGCAAGCAGAACTAGGGAGAGAGTAAGGTCAGAAAAGTGGATAACCTCTTCCTGCTCCATTCACTGAAGACCCAACCAGTTATTTACCATTCTCAGATACAACTTCTACCACTTAACCATCATGCCCAGCCAGGTCCCCGGTCCCCTCGCCCTTGCAGTCCAGTCCCATCTCGGTGGTACCTGGCTGTTGTGCCTGAGTCCTTGGGGATCACAGCCATCCCCACACTGGATATGAGGGGCATCATTTGCAATCTTGTCATCTCCCTCTTCTCTTGGTAGATCCTGGAATGGCGGAGGGATGGGAAGAGTGAAGAAACAAGAGGTCCCCACTAGGACCCTCAGGCTCGTGATTCTTCCCAGGAACCCCACAGCCCTCATCCCTCTCACTCCCTAATGGCCTACAACCCTTCAGCTTCCACTCAAGGCCACAGTCTCCTGTCGCAGCCTGGGAGGGCGAAAAAGGGCTACCATTCGGTCCCAGGGTCTGCCACTCACCACCACGGGTCCCACTGGTGGATGTGCACTCCAGGCCAGGGTGCAGAGCTTCTGTGAGAGTTGCTGGCACTGTGCCCAGGCAGGGCTGCTGCCCCCGGGCACAGACCGGCCCCGAGCCGTCCAgggcagcagtagcagcagcatcACAGCTGTGCTCCCCAGCATCTCGTTGCCTGCTTCTCAAATCTGGTTGGCTCCGTGCCTGGTACCAGTGCTTGTGGAATCTCTgcccacttccccttgctctgaGCCTGATTCTCTCTGATTTGGTTCCTTCTGTTGTTCACCAAGTTTCTGAGCTGCCTCctgttctttttctccccttgtCTCTGAGTCTCTTCTTAAGGCCCCTGCATTGTATGGTCCGCCCTTTATATCAGCAGGTGACTCACAGCAGGTGGGATTTCCCTGTCTACATCATTCCCCTCCATGGGGAGCCCAGGTATGCAGCCTCGGTTCCAGGGGAAATGAGTCGTGTGGTTGCTGTGGCTGGAGGCCTGGGATAGGACATATGTGTAATGCTCTCCAGGAATCAAGTGGCTgtagaagggggaaagggtttgggGGTTGGGagtatcaaatatttaaatgaatctGGTTCCAAGTTCCTTCCTGTTTAACCTTCCCCTGATCTTTTTGCTTCTCACAGCTATACCCTGCCCCAAACCTACTTTTCTCACCTCCTCCTGCCTGAGGAGGAACTGAAACAGAGAagtatttattcctctcccaATAGGATGGCAAGGTCAATTTGGAGTGAAGAAGTTTGTTCCCACCTGATACCTCCTACCCACCCAAGAATAAGGAggcttctttttctctgttgGGGACAGTTGTTATTTTCACTGGGTGGCCTGGTTACATAGGACAGAATGCCCATGAAGGCACTTTGTGAACCGGAGAGCCATATAAAGTATTACTGCCTCCTTCCCCACCATGTCAGGCCTCGCTGTGAAGGTTAGGGCTGTTGATAGGGAAGAGGGTTGTTGCTAAGAACCACTATTTTCTCAACCCTAGTGGCCCAAGATTTCATAGGCTCTATGTGAGTGAGGTGACAGTTCTTTTAGGACACCAGTGTAAGCAAGGGCTACAAGTACAAATGAGACATCTGGCACCCAACTATTATCCCATGGCTGGGAAGCTGCTCTGGGCAGTTGAAGGTGCAGTGTCAATGACTTTGGCTGGTCCTTCAACCTGTTGCATCCATGGGTAAAATCCGCTGACACTGATTTCATCACCCTCCCTGATGCAACGTCCAGTCAAACAGCTGAGAGTGTGAAGTTGGGCGTGGGAGCAGAGGGTGGTCCAAAGCCGGGACTTCCCCAACCCCAGGGGAGGGTCCCAGAGCAATGCTGACGTCAGAATGAGGCCATGGGTGAACACATAGCTGGCTCCCAAACACTCCCCAAGAGACTGACCCTTTTCCTCAGAGAAACTTGCCCTTGATGGGGGTCTCCCTTCCTTAGGACCATTCAAAACTGCTCAATGAAACTTCTGGTTCAGATGTTATGACTCTGTGGTAAATCCACTCATTGGATGAAACATTTCCAGCATTGAGAGGTTATCTAAGTTTTAAGTGAGAAATGATTTGCCTCTTCCTACATAGCATGGGCACAAATGGAGTCAGGAAATTGGAAGGAGGGTGGTAGAGGAGTTCATCTCACTTGTGTATAATGTCCCCTATGCTCTTTGAACCTCTCCCCATTCTGGGAGCCCTAAAGGATAGAGGATGGAAGGtcaaaaggaggaagaggaagaagtggAGCCTTGGGGGATGGGATGAGAGAAGCAAGGGTGAGTTGGAGGCATGGGACTCTGCTGCTTTGTTTCACTTCCTGGTGCTGCGGGAGTTGGGTAGGAAGCAGGGTTGGTGGGACAATTGTGGGACTGTTGTATGGCAGGAATTACTTCCAGGGCAACATCTGACCTGGAGTTGCAAGGAGTCCTTGACGTCAGCTGGGCTTCCACTGTTATGCAAATCAAATTCACGAatactccaaaaaaataaaaacaattttaaaaattttaaaaataaaaaaccaagtaacgagacattcttttttaaaaatcaatttcattgatacatattaataaagcataccaatcatccaaggtgtacaatcagtggtatttggtttaatcacatagttttacattcatcacttcaatcatcattagagaatttcattatttcaatagtaataataaaaaaaagagaaaattcctcatctctcaatctctgtctcccccactgtacatagcttcTGTTTCCGGTTATTTTATCTAAAATGtgtaatcaatggtttttagtatcatcacaatgttgtatattcatcatcttatcaattttattttttttaagatttttttttcaatttttctccccttcccccccgacccagttgtctgctatgtccattcactgtgtgttcttctgtgtccgcttctattcttatcagcggcctgggaatctgtctttttgttggtcatcttgctgcatcagctgtgtgtgtgtgtgcagcgccattcctggggcaggctagactttctttcacactgggtggctctccttacagggggcactctttgcgcatggggctcccctactcacgggacacccctgcatgacacagcactccttgtgcgcaccagcactgcgcgtgggccagctcaccatgggccaaggaggtcctgggtttgaacagcagacctcccatgtggtaggtgcacGCTCTATCCGATGAGCCAAGTCCATTTTCCCATCTTaacaattttagaacaatttcattattccaaaaagactCCAaatcccttagcattccttcctcagacttaTATAACAACTaatctcttttcatctttatgaattgatttatatttacattttatataaatagaatcatacaatatgtagtgctCTGTATCTGGTCACcttcacttaatataatttttttgtcctatattaacattgtgtagtattaacttatatttgttcagcttcaaggaaaaatgatcttatatatgcaattctacccacattcatatttcacataatatatttagttcataatagggcaatcatacactatttttctttttgtgtctggcttgcttcactcaatataatgtcctccaggttcatccatgttgtcatatgttttacaacttcatttcttcttattgctgcataatattc from Dasypus novemcinctus isolate mDasNov1 chromosome 12, mDasNov1.1.hap2, whole genome shotgun sequence includes these protein-coding regions:
- the IL23A gene encoding interleukin-23 subunit alpha, with product MLGSTAVMLLLLLPWTARGRSVPGGSSPAWAQCQQLSQKLCTLAWSAHPPVGPVVDLPREEGDDKIANDAPHIQCGDGCDPQGLRHNSQFCLQRIHQGLIFYEKLLGSDIFTGEPSLLPEGPVGQLHASLLGLSQLLQPKDHHWETLQTANLRPSQPWQRLLLRLKILRSLQAFVAVVARVFAHGAATLSP